From Riemerella anatipestifer ATCC 11845 = DSM 15868, a single genomic window includes:
- a CDS encoding YicC/YloC family endoribonuclease: protein MTGFGRAEGTFENKKISIDIKSVNSKGLDINLRMPSIYREKEFLIKKIISEMVLRGKVDCCINVENLVKESQLVLNKEIIQNYIAQFKEVVSENTPDFELLKMAMKLPDATTYNAEEMSEEEWSFIERLLLEAINNFTEFRKTEGLSLQEELQKNIINIGLNLEKVTPFEAERLVNIKEKYQKAFQDFENVDETRFYQEMAYYTEKLDVSEEKVRLAQHLKYYQDTMLQDEFNGKKLGFIAQEIGREINTLGSKANHAEIQKLVVLMKDDLEKIKEQTLNVL from the coding sequence ATGACAGGCTTTGGGAGAGCCGAAGGTACTTTTGAGAATAAAAAAATAAGTATAGATATTAAATCTGTTAATAGTAAAGGTTTAGACATCAATCTCAGAATGCCCTCAATATATAGGGAAAAAGAATTTCTGATTAAAAAAATAATCTCAGAAATGGTTTTAAGAGGGAAAGTTGACTGTTGTATCAATGTAGAAAATTTGGTTAAAGAGAGCCAATTGGTACTAAATAAAGAGATAATTCAAAACTATATCGCTCAATTTAAAGAGGTGGTTTCAGAGAATACACCAGACTTTGAACTTCTAAAAATGGCGATGAAGTTGCCTGATGCTACGACTTACAATGCGGAGGAAATGTCAGAAGAAGAGTGGAGTTTTATAGAACGATTATTGTTAGAAGCCATCAATAACTTTACAGAGTTTAGAAAAACCGAAGGACTGTCTTTGCAAGAAGAATTACAAAAAAATATTATCAATATAGGTTTGAATTTAGAAAAGGTAACACCGTTTGAGGCAGAACGATTGGTTAATATTAAAGAAAAATATCAGAAAGCGTTTCAAGATTTTGAGAATGTAGATGAAACCAGATTCTACCAAGAGATGGCTTATTATACCGAAAAGTTAGATGTTTCGGAAGAAAAAGTAAGGTTGGCTCAGCATCTTAAATACTACCAAGATACAATGCTTCAAGATGAATTTAATGGTAAAAAATTAGGTTTTATAGCACAAGAAATAGGGCGAGAAATCAATACATTAGGCTCCAAAGCTAACCACGCAGAAATTCAGAAATTGGTAGTATTGATGAAAGACGATTTGGAAAAAATTAAAGAACAAACGCTTAATGTATTGTAA
- a CDS encoding quinolinate synthase NadA: MEENKKNTKTNLPVPDFLKYQEFQMPADDRLEEEILKLKREKQIPILAHNLYGAVFLKKVSDASGNLLEIAKKIEDGKWTKVLFSGTMFQAGVLKGLFPNIAFWIPKEVSKGTLEEDFYDTLREVYLSLKYEYPIVELEDDSLLVNYQK, translated from the coding sequence ATGGAAGAAAATAAAAAAAATACCAAGACTAATCTCCCAGTTCCAGATTTTTTGAAATATCAAGAGTTTCAGATGCCGGCAGACGACCGTCTAGAAGAAGAAATATTGAAACTGAAGCGAGAGAAACAAATTCCGATATTAGCTCATAACTTGTATGGGGCGGTATTTTTAAAAAAAGTATCAGACGCTTCGGGCAATCTTTTGGAAATAGCAAAAAAAATAGAAGACGGAAAATGGACAAAAGTTCTATTTTCAGGGACGATGTTCCAAGCAGGGGTTCTTAAAGGTCTATTCCCAAACATTGCTTTTTGGATACCTAAGGAAGTGAGTAAAGGTACTTTGGAAGAAGATTTTTATGATACTTTAAGAGAAGTTTACCTTAGTCTTAAGTATGAATATCCAATCGTGGAATTAGAAGACGATTCTCTTTTGGTAAATTATCAAAAATAA
- the gmk gene encoding guanylate kinase, whose protein sequence is MDKVIIFSAPSGSGKTTLVKYCLEKFSNLEFSISATTRQPRGTEQDGKDYHFLSLERFKQLISEEAFVEYEEVYTDKFYGTLKSEVERIWKSGNTVIFDVDVVGGVNLKNIFGEKALSIFIAPPSIKELKNRLISRGTDDEATIKIRVDKAAEELSYQDKFDKIIINDDLSVAQKEVEQVIHQFLN, encoded by the coding sequence TTGGATAAAGTTATTATATTTTCGGCACCATCGGGGAGTGGTAAAACCACATTGGTAAAGTATTGTTTAGAGAAATTTTCCAATTTGGAGTTTTCTATATCTGCCACTACAAGACAGCCGAGAGGTACAGAGCAAGATGGTAAAGATTATCATTTTTTAAGTTTAGAAAGGTTTAAACAACTGATTTCAGAAGAGGCTTTTGTGGAGTACGAAGAAGTCTATACGGATAAATTTTATGGCACATTAAAATCGGAAGTGGAGCGTATTTGGAAGTCAGGCAACACCGTTATTTTTGATGTAGATGTAGTGGGAGGTGTTAATCTTAAAAATATTTTTGGGGAGAAAGCTCTTTCTATATTCATTGCACCGCCAAGTATTAAGGAGCTAAAAAACAGACTTATTTCTAGAGGGACTGATGATGAGGCAACTATTAAAATCAGAGTAGATAAAGCTGCGGAAGAACTTTCTTATCAAGATAAATTTGACAAAATTATCATTAACGATGATTTATCCGTAGCTCAAAAGGAAGTAGAACAAGTGATTCATCAATTTTTAAACTAA
- a CDS encoding VanZ family protein: MPIYWALLTYVLLKPVGEHKDYWFLFQGIDKVVHFSMFFVLGFLFRWAYPKASVYAYYFILVAYAILTESFQQVMALGRSAEWLDLLADIIGLVLAYYVYTKATRK; this comes from the coding sequence ATGCCCATTTATTGGGCATTACTTACTTATGTCCTTCTCAAACCTGTAGGAGAACACAAGGACTATTGGTTCTTGTTTCAAGGGATAGATAAAGTAGTTCATTTTAGTATGTTTTTTGTGTTAGGCTTTCTATTTCGTTGGGCGTATCCCAAGGCTAGTGTATATGCCTACTATTTTATCCTTGTTGCTTACGCTATTCTTACCGAAAGTTTTCAGCAAGTTATGGCACTTGGGCGTTCTGCTGAGTGGCTAGACCTTTTAGCAGATATCATAGGCTTGGTACTAGCTTATTATGTATATACTAAAGCTACAAGAAAGTAA
- the upp gene encoding uracil phosphoribosyltransferase has translation MFTVLSEEFSLVTEWINDLRNVSVQTDRMKFRRNMERIGEIAAFEISKHLPYKEVEITTPLDKIASREIETQPVITTILRAGVPLFQGVLNYFDKADCGFVAAYRKHDANDYFSIKQDYLTCPNIEGRPLIVADPMLATGASLIEAIKDLLTNGNPSQIHIVAAIASKEGVETLQKVYPEAYIWVGAVDEKLTDKGYITPGLGDAGDLSYGEKLQR, from the coding sequence ATGTTTACAGTATTATCAGAAGAGTTTTCATTAGTTACAGAATGGATTAACGATTTAAGAAATGTTTCCGTACAAACGGACAGAATGAAGTTTCGTAGAAATATGGAAAGAATAGGTGAAATAGCCGCTTTTGAAATTAGTAAACATTTGCCTTATAAAGAAGTAGAGATTACCACACCACTAGATAAAATTGCTTCAAGAGAAATAGAAACTCAACCTGTTATTACAACTATTTTGAGAGCGGGCGTACCTTTGTTTCAAGGGGTGTTAAATTATTTTGATAAAGCAGATTGTGGTTTTGTAGCAGCGTATAGAAAGCACGATGCTAATGATTATTTTAGTATAAAACAAGATTATCTTACTTGTCCTAATATTGAGGGGCGACCACTTATTGTGGCAGACCCAATGCTAGCCACAGGAGCTTCGCTAATTGAAGCTATTAAAGATTTACTTACTAATGGGAATCCTTCACAAATTCATATAGTAGCCGCTATAGCGAGCAAAGAAGGAGTGGAAACTCTTCAAAAAGTATATCCAGAAGCCTATATTTGGGTAGGTGCAGTAGATGAAAAACTGACAGACAAAGGCTACATTACTCCAGGGTTAGGAGATGCTGGGGATTTAAGTTACGGAGAAAAATTACAGCGATAG
- a CDS encoding TonB-dependent receptor: MNKLTVFITFLLVTKAIAQNVEKEKVVDSVVISARQKVKQERKEFFKQAQSTEIISAYEVERNNPHFIEQSLGTMAGVQVEKRTQFGGQRIVLRGYGNDQKFNNWGVKFYLNSAPITNADGVTILEDIDFSLINNIEVVKGPASTLYGGGTGGAVRFYMRPETKKGTHLSESLAFGSFGLFQSNTKVETITDNANIMFNYGHIGSDGYRPRGNTRKNNYAFMGNFKLAQAHSLMVYASHNNSYEGVTGQISLQDYYDGKDPGNAAYARKNAANHFIATRTIIGHQWKINPNVTYNTSLFYHHLDTKRTAAGAAENSQQPSYGVRSELKWNYPISEDFKNEMEAGGEYLISRALISNYRFDGSLDKPDLQTRPLSKRGTYFKYDNYNFSVFLTNRLTYQPLDLSLLLGVSGNKQGYDRTDLLAYPGLLDGYKQDTSFKKDFSMVLTPHIALQKKWKNQLFNLSYSEGYNAPTASTAFVSATGKTNDLLKAERAKMWDFSVHGLLGKTKFDYQISLFDIRVQDKLTQLWASDGAGDMYSYWGNTGNQFNRGLELSLGYSYTSNNFINKVLPYFNLSKYDFKYQSFSMLGEDYSGKKVVGIPSVKYSLGLDFDTRFGLYVRNTFNYLSDVYTDFANEINVKGFHQYNAKIGYKKEFGKWSLDAYVAGNNLTNRVNYAFLFVGNAIGDTDLGNGYPVGVTTDVNPGPARAYFFGGTTIKYSF; this comes from the coding sequence ATGAATAAATTAACCGTTTTTATCACTTTTTTATTAGTAACAAAAGCTATTGCACAGAATGTAGAAAAAGAAAAGGTTGTAGACAGTGTTGTCATAAGTGCAAGGCAAAAAGTAAAACAAGAAAGAAAGGAATTCTTTAAACAAGCTCAATCTACGGAGATTATATCCGCTTATGAGGTGGAAAGGAATAATCCTCATTTTATAGAGCAATCACTAGGAACAATGGCTGGTGTTCAGGTAGAAAAAAGAACTCAGTTTGGAGGACAAAGAATTGTTCTGAGAGGTTATGGTAACGATCAGAAATTCAATAACTGGGGTGTGAAGTTCTACCTCAATTCGGCTCCAATTACCAATGCTGACGGCGTTACTATTTTAGAAGATATAGATTTTTCTCTTATCAATAATATTGAGGTCGTTAAAGGTCCTGCCTCTACACTTTATGGTGGAGGTACAGGTGGAGCCGTGAGGTTCTATATGCGTCCAGAAACTAAAAAAGGGACTCATTTATCAGAGTCTTTGGCTTTTGGTTCGTTTGGTTTGTTTCAGTCTAATACCAAGGTAGAAACTATAACGGATAACGCAAATATTATGTTTAACTATGGGCATATAGGGAGTGATGGCTACCGTCCTAGAGGCAATACTAGGAAAAATAACTATGCTTTTATGGGAAACTTTAAGTTGGCTCAAGCCCATAGTTTAATGGTGTATGCGAGTCATAATAATTCCTATGAAGGCGTTACAGGACAAATTTCTCTTCAAGATTATTATGATGGTAAAGACCCTGGCAATGCAGCCTATGCAAGAAAAAATGCAGCAAACCATTTCATAGCCACTAGAACTATTATAGGACATCAATGGAAAATCAATCCTAATGTTACCTATAATACCTCATTATTTTATCATCATTTAGATACTAAGCGAACGGCTGCAGGAGCGGCAGAAAACTCTCAACAACCAAGCTATGGTGTGAGGTCTGAGCTAAAATGGAATTATCCTATTTCTGAAGATTTTAAAAATGAAATGGAAGCAGGTGGAGAATATCTTATTTCTAGAGCTTTAATCTCTAATTATCGTTTTGATGGCAGTTTGGATAAACCAGATTTACAGACTCGACCATTATCTAAAAGAGGTACTTATTTTAAGTATGATAATTATAATTTTTCGGTATTTCTTACCAATAGATTAACCTATCAACCTTTAGACTTATCTCTTCTTTTGGGTGTGAGTGGTAATAAGCAAGGTTATGATAGAACAGATTTGTTGGCTTATCCAGGTTTATTAGATGGTTACAAACAAGATACCTCTTTCAAAAAAGATTTTTCTATGGTTTTAACGCCTCATATAGCGTTACAAAAAAAATGGAAAAATCAATTATTTAATTTAAGCTATAGTGAGGGTTATAACGCACCTACAGCTTCCACAGCATTTGTTTCTGCTACAGGAAAAACTAATGATTTACTCAAAGCAGAGCGTGCTAAAATGTGGGATTTTTCAGTACACGGATTGTTAGGAAAAACGAAATTTGATTATCAAATATCCTTGTTTGATATCAGAGTTCAAGATAAGCTAACACAGCTTTGGGCTAGCGATGGTGCTGGAGATATGTACTCTTACTGGGGGAATACAGGGAATCAGTTCAATAGAGGACTAGAGTTGAGTCTAGGCTACTCTTATACATCTAATAATTTTATAAATAAAGTGTTACCGTATTTTAATCTTTCTAAATATGATTTTAAATATCAGTCTTTTAGTATGTTAGGAGAAGATTATTCAGGTAAAAAGGTGGTAGGCATACCTTCGGTAAAATATTCTTTAGGGTTGGATTTTGATACGCGTTTTGGACTTTATGTTAGAAATACATTTAATTATTTAAGCGATGTTTATACTGATTTTGCCAACGAAATCAATGTAAAAGGTTTTCATCAGTACAATGCCAAGATAGGTTATAAAAAGGAGTTTGGGAAATGGAGTTTAGACGCTTATGTAGCAGGGAATAATTTAACGAATAGAGTCAACTATGCCTTTCTATTTGTAGGGAATGCGATAGGCGACACTGATTTAGGTAATGGCTATCCTGTTGGGGTAACTACAGATGTTAATCCAGGACCTGCGAGAGCTTATTTCTTCGGAGGGACTACCATTAAGTATAGCTTTTAG
- the gcvH gene encoding glycine cleavage system protein GcvH, with protein MNTPAELKYTKDHEWVKIEGNIATVGITDFAQSELGDIVFVDVDTVDETLNSGEVFGSVEAVKTVSDLYLPLAGKVVEFNEALEDEPELVNTDPYGKGWIIKLEIAEGVDQSELLSSEQYQEVIG; from the coding sequence ATGAATACACCAGCAGAACTAAAGTACACTAAAGACCACGAATGGGTAAAAATTGAAGGTAACATAGCTACAGTCGGCATTACAGATTTTGCACAGTCTGAGCTAGGGGATATTGTTTTCGTAGATGTAGATACTGTAGATGAAACTTTGAATTCAGGTGAGGTCTTCGGTAGCGTAGAAGCGGTTAAAACTGTTTCAGACCTTTACTTACCATTAGCAGGAAAAGTAGTGGAGTTCAACGAAGCGTTAGAAGATGAGCCAGAATTGGTAAACACAGACCCTTACGGAAAAGGTTGGATTATAAAACTAGAAATTGCAGAAGGCGTAGACCAATCAGAATTATTATCTTCTGAACAATATCAAGAAGTCATTGGTTAA
- a CDS encoding porin family protein, translating to MKKLFLGAVVFAAGLFGTVNAQIQEGNWMVGGQVAKMRFTNGVNLNLTPQVGYFVKDNWAVGAQVNLEVASAGGATGTTTNWTLGGFTRYYFGSNEVESLLKNGRFFAEGTVGFGGINNSAGSTTNGVNLGVGAGYSYFITKNVSLDALLKFDTVTGGGNTAGNGNLGLNVGFQIYLPTSKVKAALKDQ from the coding sequence ATGAAAAAATTATTTTTAGGAGCTGTGGTATTTGCAGCAGGGTTGTTTGGTACAGTTAACGCACAGATTCAAGAAGGAAACTGGATGGTAGGTGGTCAGGTAGCTAAGATGAGATTTACCAATGGGGTAAATTTAAATCTGACGCCTCAAGTAGGTTACTTTGTGAAAGACAACTGGGCTGTAGGTGCACAGGTAAATTTAGAAGTAGCTAGTGCTGGAGGAGCTACTGGTACTACCACTAATTGGACATTGGGTGGATTTACAAGATATTACTTCGGAAGTAATGAGGTTGAAAGCTTACTTAAAAATGGTAGATTCTTCGCAGAAGGTACTGTAGGCTTCGGTGGAATCAATAACAGTGCTGGAAGTACAACTAATGGTGTTAACTTAGGTGTAGGAGCTGGTTACTCTTATTTTATTACTAAAAATGTAAGTTTAGATGCTTTATTGAAGTTTGATACCGTAACTGGTGGTGGTAATACAGCAGGTAACGGAAACCTAGGACTTAATGTAGGATTCCAAATTTACTTGCCTACTTCTAAGGTAAAAGCGGCTTTAAAAGATCAATAG
- a CDS encoding uracil-DNA glycosylase family protein — protein sequence MKNEIKFQPFVGKSYHKNPFKILVLGESHYFGDEDLKAFNEGNTSKIGGVTQEVIQRFIAYKNGSGSFETWMNTFTRFSNLLSGKKLDDLETVEVWQNLAFYNFVQFPMGGPRESPTTEEFIKSEPAFKEVLKKLQPHLIIFWGHRLWNNFPKKAYYKKGNLHLLSYECDYPIFVVPHPSSQPKNTNEKYEELKAYMKIL from the coding sequence ATGAAAAACGAAATAAAGTTTCAGCCATTTGTTGGCAAGTCTTATCATAAAAACCCGTTTAAAATTTTAGTTTTAGGAGAAAGCCACTATTTTGGCGATGAAGATTTAAAAGCGTTTAATGAAGGGAATACTTCTAAAATCGGTGGCGTAACCCAAGAGGTAATACAGCGATTTATAGCCTATAAAAACGGTAGTGGCTCGTTTGAAACTTGGATGAATACTTTTACTAGATTTTCTAACCTGTTATCTGGGAAGAAGCTTGATGATTTGGAGACTGTGGAAGTGTGGCAAAATTTAGCGTTTTATAATTTCGTGCAGTTCCCTATGGGCGGTCCTCGTGAATCCCCAACCACAGAAGAGTTTATAAAAAGTGAACCTGCTTTTAAAGAGGTATTAAAGAAACTACAACCTCATCTGATTATATTCTGGGGACACCGCTTATGGAATAATTTTCCTAAAAAGGCTTACTATAAAAAAGGTAATCTCCACTTATTATCTTATGAGTGCGATTATCCCATTTTTGTAGTACCGCACCCAAGTAGCCAACCTAAAAATACGAATGAAAAGTATGAGGAACTAAAGGCGTATATGAAAATTTTATAA
- a CDS encoding enoyl-CoA hydratase/isomerase family protein yields the protein MYKLIDVDNHFEGKLQIAYINQPESFNSLNKVVLEELLHFIKACDADSSVRCIAISGKGKAFCSGQNLKEALDYKAEANEERFIQRIVIDYYNPLVKAIVYAKKPVIALVNGPAVGAGAMLALICDFAVASESAYFSLAFSNIGLVPDTAGTYYLPKLLGRSLASYLAFTGKKLSAKESLERGLVVDVFSDATFSEQSLQVLEHITHQPTVALGLTKKAFNKSYQNSLSEQLDLESILQQDAAETWDFQEGIAAFLAKRKPQYKGK from the coding sequence ATGTACAAATTAATAGATGTAGATAACCATTTTGAAGGAAAGCTTCAAATCGCATATATCAATCAGCCAGAATCGTTTAATAGTCTTAATAAGGTTGTTTTAGAAGAGTTATTGCACTTTATAAAAGCTTGTGACGCAGATTCTAGTGTACGCTGTATTGCAATTAGTGGCAAAGGTAAGGCGTTTTGTTCTGGTCAGAATTTAAAGGAGGCTTTAGATTATAAAGCAGAAGCCAATGAGGAACGCTTTATCCAAAGGATTGTGATAGATTATTATAATCCGTTAGTGAAGGCTATTGTCTATGCTAAAAAACCAGTAATTGCATTGGTTAATGGTCCTGCGGTTGGTGCAGGAGCAATGTTAGCTCTCATCTGTGATTTTGCAGTGGCGTCAGAGTCAGCGTATTTTTCCTTAGCTTTTTCTAATATAGGACTAGTGCCAGATACGGCAGGTACTTACTATTTGCCTAAACTTTTAGGGCGTTCCTTAGCGAGTTATTTGGCATTTACAGGGAAGAAGCTATCTGCTAAAGAGTCTTTAGAAAGAGGTTTGGTGGTAGATGTTTTTTCAGATGCTACTTTTTCGGAACAATCTTTACAAGTCCTAGAACATATTACTCATCAGCCTACTGTGGCATTGGGGCTTACAAAAAAAGCCTTTAATAAATCTTATCAGAATAGTCTATCGGAGCAGTTAGATTTGGAGAGTATTCTCCAGCAAGATGCTGCAGAAACTTGGGATTTTCAAGAGGGGATAGCCGCTTTTTTAGCAAAAAGAAAACCTCAGTATAAAGGTAAGTAA
- a CDS encoding ABC-F family ATP-binding cassette domain-containing protein, which yields MNYITAENLTKSYGIKTLFQDISFNINEGDKIAIVAKNGSGKSTLLKIILGKEIPDSGSVLVNKDIQVVLFDQEITFDAEDTVEEFMMKLDSDPINAVRNYHLSLQSTDTAFIEKALADMEIHKAWDLENEMKQILFQLKITDLNAKMGTLSGGQVKRVALAKLLTETRAEHKHTLLIMDEPTNHLDVDMVEWLENYLSKARITLLLVTHDRYFLDSVCDVIWEMEDQQLYIHQGSYATYLENKMIREENLQSTIDKANNLYRKELEWMRRQPKARTTKSKSRIEAFYETEKVAKTDTRKDSLELDFKMERLGKKILELRNINKKYDDKVILKDFSYQFQRGEKVGIVGQNGAGKSTLLNIIQGLENYDSGEIETGETIKFGYFSQKGLTYKEDERVIDFIKEISENFPLANGRTISASQFLRLFLFDDQAQYSPISKLSGGEKRRLHLMYVLYQNPNFLIFDEPTNDLDLPTLSVLENFLQNFQGTLAIVSHDRYFMDRVVDHVLAFEGDGKVRDFTGNFTEYKTAKDLELKQNNKEKEKVEIPQTERKEPLPKKKLSFKEQRELEEIEKQLPKLEEEREVILAKLNGETDYEKVASLSELLEKNAKELERIEMRWLELQEVLS from the coding sequence ATGAATTACATCACTGCTGAAAATCTTACCAAATCTTACGGAATTAAAACTCTATTTCAAGATATTTCTTTTAACATCAATGAAGGAGATAAAATTGCCATTGTTGCCAAAAATGGAAGTGGGAAATCTACCCTTCTAAAAATTATTTTAGGAAAAGAAATTCCAGATAGCGGTTCGGTATTGGTAAATAAAGATATACAAGTGGTGCTTTTTGACCAAGAAATTACTTTCGATGCGGAGGATACGGTGGAAGAGTTTATGATGAAGCTAGATTCAGATCCTATAAATGCTGTTAGAAATTACCATCTGTCATTACAATCTACAGATACAGCGTTTATTGAGAAGGCTCTCGCAGATATGGAAATTCATAAAGCGTGGGATTTAGAAAATGAAATGAAACAAATCCTCTTTCAACTCAAAATTACAGACCTTAATGCCAAAATGGGAACACTGTCAGGAGGGCAAGTGAAAAGAGTTGCATTAGCGAAATTGCTTACAGAAACTAGAGCTGAGCATAAACATACGCTTTTAATTATGGACGAGCCTACCAACCATTTAGATGTGGATATGGTGGAGTGGCTGGAAAATTACCTTTCCAAAGCGAGGATTACTCTTTTGTTAGTAACGCACGATAGATACTTTTTAGATAGTGTTTGCGATGTGATTTGGGAGATGGAAGATCAGCAACTATACATACATCAAGGGAGTTATGCGACTTATCTAGAAAATAAAATGATTAGGGAAGAAAACCTACAATCTACCATAGATAAAGCCAATAATCTTTACCGCAAAGAATTGGAATGGATGAGAAGGCAGCCCAAAGCACGAACTACAAAATCTAAAAGTAGAATAGAGGCTTTCTACGAAACAGAAAAGGTCGCTAAGACAGATACTAGAAAAGACAGTTTGGAGCTAGACTTTAAAATGGAACGCTTGGGTAAAAAGATTCTTGAGCTTAGAAATATCAACAAAAAGTATGATGATAAAGTGATATTAAAGGATTTTTCTTATCAGTTTCAGCGAGGCGAAAAGGTGGGGATTGTGGGGCAAAATGGAGCGGGTAAATCCACATTACTTAATATTATCCAAGGGTTAGAAAACTATGATAGTGGAGAGATAGAAACAGGAGAAACCATAAAATTTGGTTATTTTTCTCAAAAAGGACTTACCTATAAGGAAGACGAAAGAGTAATTGATTTCATCAAAGAAATATCCGAAAACTTTCCATTAGCTAATGGAAGAACTATTTCTGCATCGCAATTTTTACGATTATTTTTGTTTGATGACCAAGCACAATACTCACCCATTTCTAAACTTTCTGGAGGAGAGAAGAGAAGGCTACATTTGATGTATGTATTGTATCAAAACCCTAACTTTTTAATTTTTGATGAGCCTACCAATGATTTAGATTTGCCTACTTTAAGTGTTTTGGAAAATTTTTTACAAAACTTTCAAGGTACATTAGCCATAGTATCTCACGATAGATATTTTATGGATAGGGTGGTAGACCATGTTTTGGCATTTGAGGGAGATGGTAAAGTAAGAGATTTTACAGGCAACTTTACGGAATATAAAACCGCTAAAGATTTAGAGCTAAAACAAAATAATAAGGAAAAAGAAAAGGTGGAAATTCCTCAGACAGAAAGAAAAGAACCTTTACCTAAGAAAAAACTATCTTTTAAAGAACAGAGAGAACTAGAAGAAATAGAAAAACAGTTACCAAAGCTAGAAGAAGAAAGAGAAGTTATACTCGCAAAGCTCAACGGAGAAACAGATTATGAGAAAGTGGCTAGCCTATCAGAACTGTTAGAAAAAAACGCCAAAGAGTTAGAGAGAATAGAGATGAGGTGGCTAGAATTACAAGAAGTCTTATCATAA
- the folB gene encoding dihydroneopterin aldolase, with protein MVSKIILEDIKIYAYHGVLPEENVVGTYYLVNLECDVDLWNAAQTDNLEDTISYAELNDIVYQEMSVSSKLLEHVAGRIIKTILAKYPQITHIKVKITKQAPPMRGEVQGASVVLEKDNK; from the coding sequence ATGGTGTCAAAAATCATTTTAGAGGATATTAAAATCTATGCCTACCATGGAGTTTTGCCAGAAGAGAATGTAGTAGGGACTTATTATCTAGTTAATTTAGAGTGTGATGTGGATTTATGGAATGCAGCTCAAACGGATAATTTAGAAGATACCATCAGCTATGCAGAGCTTAATGATATAGTATATCAGGAGATGAGCGTTAGCTCTAAATTGTTAGAGCATGTGGCAGGACGAATTATTAAAACTATTCTGGCTAAATATCCTCAGATTACGCATATTAAGGTTAAAATTACCAAGCAAGCACCACCTATGAGAGGAGAAGTTCAAGGGGCTAGTGTGGTATTAGAGAAAGATAATAAATAA
- a CDS encoding DUF3467 domain-containing protein, whose amino-acid sequence MDNNQNQDPNNINIELNEMVAAGVYANLALVNHSPSEFVLDFIQLMPGVQQAKVRSRVILAPLHAKRVLNALQQNIANYEQQFGEIKEVEPFVLGGNNTPQA is encoded by the coding sequence ATGGACAACAATCAAAACCAAGATCCAAACAACATCAACATTGAACTTAACGAAATGGTAGCAGCTGGTGTATATGCTAACTTAGCTTTGGTAAACCACTCTCCATCTGAGTTTGTTTTAGATTTCATTCAGTTAATGCCAGGTGTTCAACAAGCTAAAGTAAGATCTAGGGTAATTTTAGCACCATTACATGCTAAAAGAGTTCTAAATGCTTTACAGCAAAATATTGCTAACTATGAGCAACAGTTTGGAGAAATTAAAGAGGTTGAACCTTTTGTATTAGGTGGGAATAATACGCCTCAAGCGTAA